The sequence below is a genomic window from Scatophagus argus isolate fScaArg1 chromosome 8, fScaArg1.pri, whole genome shotgun sequence.
ATTCATAAGAAATTTGTGACCCGCAAAATGACTTGGTCAGTCAGCTTCAGCTTTTTGTATCTGCTGCAATAATAACTCACTTACAgtatttcttctttgttgaaTTTATGCAAAATTGATCATTGTTCAACAATGATCTCCTGTATGCTAATTTAATATCGACAACTCCTCTGGTGTCCACAGAGGGGATGCTTTCAAATGCCATACATGACCTTTTCTTACAAAGGAGGCAAGTCACTGCCAAACcactttgtatttttatttttacgaCTCAGATGGgttcatgtgtgtcttttttgacgggaaacacaaataaataaaaaaactggcAAAGTCTCTGTGTTAGTAACCTGGAGTTTTTCGAGCTGAGGTTAGTATTCTCCtgctattttcattttattgtcatcacattttttctGTGGTATATGATGATATGAGTATTGATGCCTATACACAATATTCAATATAGAGGTGGGTTAGTTGGGTTGGTTGGAAATGCATGTATAAAATTTCAAAAGTAGGCTATTGGCTTGACTGAAACTCAACCATTTAAgactaaaaacacaatataatgTGAGCTATATCttataaaaaaacacacacacacacagtcccaggTTTATAATCGTGGTACTATATCACTGTATTTTGCAGGATTGGTTTCTGTGGCCAGTTTCACAGTTGTGTTAGGCAACATAATCTGGAATCGAGGTAATTAATAGGATATCAGAAAGGATttggaaaagatttttttcaatgtaaaagtaaaataactactagtaataataagtaataagtagtgtgaaacctcttcacttacaatggcaataaagacgattctgattctgataaggaaaattaatgtttttgttgcgAAATAGCTGTCACCCTACAGATATTGATTCATTCAAGGAAAAAGGTGTGCTCACCTGCACTTTTCCTAGTAAGTAATAAGAAGTTAAAGTAAATGCTGGTCTGATCAGAAAGCAGAATGGGAAATGCAGACCATGCCGAAGTGTAACGCGTGGGAATTAACCCTCAACTGCCCAGAGCTCCCTGAGCACCACCCAAATATTCAGCCAATCTCTGTTGGACTACCTTAAAAGGTTCAGAAGCCAGTGAACCACTAGGAGCGTCTCTCTGGCATAACCGGGTTTTAAGGTGGTCTGACATCTATCCGATCTCATCGGGTACTTTACCGGCGTGTGTCGCCTTTAACGGACTATCCCGAGAGCGTCAATCACCGCGATAACATGTGGTGGAAATACCGCGACAGCACAACAGAGTTACAAATCGCTAGCTCATTGGTCTGAAGGTACTGTTGTAAGATGGCGCCCAGCGAAATATGAGTggtttagaaaaagaaaaactacagcTAGCCATCTAACGAAAATCAGGAAAATTAAAGAATAAACCAcccacagagaaacataaataGCACTTCGCTTCCCTGCTGGTTAGAAGAGGAGCAACGTTTCGAGGGTAGAGAAGAGGTTGTGGGCGGTTCGAGCCTCGGCCCGGTTGAGGAAGAGAGGTAGCTAACGCGCCCGCTAATATTAGCTTGCTAGCCCTGAAGATAACAGAAAAAATGTAGTCGATGTACCGTTAGCGACGGCAGAGAGTTACCACAGAATCCACTGCTTTCTATTTATGTAATATCTGCTACGTAGctaaagtatttttattttacccGCGATTGCATTGTCACACTTTGCCAAACACAACTGTGGTAAGGATCTTATTTGCAAACAACACGCGGCTAGCTAGCCGTGTACCTGGCTAACCTAGCGTGTTGTGTAATCATCTGTTAGGTAGGCTGCTGTAGCCGTCATACCGTGCACTTATTTGTAACTTGATTGTTATGTAAAACTTGCATGTTTTCATTATGCAGCAGTTTCCATCGCTGTTGTGAATACTGCATCGGATTTGGAAAGTGGCCGCGCTTTTGTCCCTGCTCGTTCACACTCATCTAGAATTAACCCTTTCCTATAACCATCTGCCTGTGTTGCTACTGGACACTTATCCGTATGTCATTTTGTTAACACGCCTAAGTTTTAACTGATGCTAGTTTTATTGCAAAGcttttgttggtttgttgttgttatttcacAAACCGTGTCACTGTCTTTTGCTTTTCAAATGCGTTTGAATCGCTAAAGTTTGTACAAGGTTTTTGAAATTTGATTCAGAATTATTCTTCTATCGTAGAGATAAAGAATGTACCTAAGCCTGGaactaattttaaaattttctaaATGAATTTTGCCCTTCTTCAGATCCCCCCTATAGAAGAAGGCACTGTCAGCAGCAATGAATAACTCCCTGGATGGTACAGGCTCTTATGAGGAGCTTGTGAGGCAGAAAGCTCGGAGCATCCCTCAACATCGCATGAAGGAGTTCCTGGAGTCCTTGGCCAGTAAGGGTCCAGATGCCCTGCAGGAGTTCAGCCAGCAAAGCGGAGATActacaaccaccaccaccaccatggtGTACCAGCAAGAGGCTAACTGCATctacactgacagcacagaagtGGCAGGGTCGTTGTTGGAACTGGCTTGTCCGGTAAGTTAGTGCACTAAATGGTTACACAGCATCCGCTTAAAGAATTTAAGATAATGTTCTCTGACAGATAATGTCTTCTGGTGCAGGTTCAGGTGCAGgtccagccacagcagcagcagatacaGGAGTCCACGTCTCAGCAGCAGTCTGTGCAACAGAATACAGAGCAACAGATAGTGCAGGTTTGTATCTTTATTAtacatttgtgttgtgttaatcTCTTAACCTTCTTCCTTTTAATCCTTGGTCATCCAAATTCTTCCTtttctatatacatatatctgTTTCCAGGTGCAGATCCAGGGTCAACAGCAAGGTCAGATGTTGGGTCAGGTCCTCCAAGTGCCCTCTGGCTCCCACCAACAGCTTCAAGGTGTGACTACTGCACAGCTCATTCAGCCTGGAGAACTCACTGAGGAGCAGCACCAACAGGTACATGCTTTCAGAATCGTGGCAGAATCTGTCATCAGCCAGAgtttaaattaaagtaaaaatttcCCCCCTGTGTGTTTTAGCTTCAAGCCCAGTTGGTGGCAGCTGTTGCTGGAGGACAGCAGATCCAAATCCAGACAGTGGGTGCTCTCTCTCCCACCCAACAGCAGGACAGTGCTGAAAGAAGGGTACTGGGAACTACTGTTGCTACATCACAGGGAGCAGGGGTGCTCCAGCCAGCCAAGAAGCGAAAGGTTGATATGCCCATCACTGTGTCCTATGCCCTGCCTGGTCAGCAAGTAGCCACAGTTCTGGCTATTCCCCAGGGACAGGGCCAGCAACAAAGCTATGTGTCCCTGCGGCCAGACCTCCTAACTGTGGACAGCTCCCACCTTTACAGCGCTACGGGCACTATCACCAGTCCCACAGGGGAGACATGGACAATCCCTGTCTACTCCGCTCCTGCTGGTTCCGGAGGCCGTGAGCAGGTCACACACATTGCCATCCCCCAGGAGGCCTATGGAACAGTGCAGGTTGCGGGGACAAACACTACAACAATGACCACGATGCCAACACAAGTTACTGTTGAAAATGACAAGTTGAAAATCCCTGCCAGTCAAAGTCAGACAGCTCAGGCTGTTTCCAGCATAACAAGCTCTGGAGGAATGGGAGGCCAAGAAGAAGTGGTGCACACGCTGGCTGCAAACACATTGTTCCCTGCCCAACTGATGAATGGAAATATCCACATCCCAGTGGCAGTACAAGGTTACTCAAACACTACGCAGTCACTTATCTGGGACCCACAGCAGCAGGTGCTGCACACACAGGGCCTGTCTGGACAGGAAGCTCAACAGCTCCAGGTAATAAAACGGGTGCTGAGCTATGTTAACCTTTTATTGTGGGGAGGTAAATATACAGTGATGATGTTAACAGTAGCgtgcttgtgtctgtgcaggGTCAGGCAGTGGTAACCGAGGTAGATGGCCAAGGCCAGCCACAAGTGCAGgtccaggagctgctgctgcctgccacTCTGAAGCCAGAGGAGGGACTGGAAGTGTGGCGGCTTTGGGCTCAGCGAAAAAACGCAGAGATGGACAAATCGGACAAAAACAAGCTGGCTCCAATTGGCCGTAAGTGCATATATACATAATGTTTATTATTGCggtgaaatatatattttgttgctggtgcacatgtgtgtttgtcattgtctgttctgtttttatcGGTTAATCCAACCGTGTCCCTCCGTGTGTTTTAGGACGCCAAGCACTGCGTTTCCAGGAGGACTTGGTGTCATGTGCAGTAGCGGAGCTCTGCATGGGTCTCTCCTTGATGACAACAGAGGCTCGGGGTCTGGAAGGGGAGTCTTATGAGGCTGATGTTCTCTACTATGTATTTCTGTGCATACAAAAAGTAAgtaagacacaaacacacgcactcTGAGCAACCATTTCATCCCTGATAGTATTTAGTTTTGATATAGAAGCACAGTTTGAccacatctttctttcttcaatTCATCCCTGCAGTATCTGTTTGACAATGGGCGTGTGGATGACGTTTTCTCAGATCAGTACTACACTCGCTTCGCTCACAGTCTGCACCAGATCTTGGAGCCCTGGAGACCATCTTTTCATCCGCTAGGTGTGTACAGATGTTCTTTTGCAAACTTACATCCCATGTTCTTCTATGTTTCATCAACTAATGTGATCTCATACAGTgtataacagaaaacaaacaaagctacTGTGCTAGGTGTGTCACCAATCAAATTTTCTGTACCGTGTCAGTCCAGTCTTATGTTTTCCAAAATAACATAGCTGTACAGTCCAAGTGCAGTCCGATATTAAGATTAAGATTGATATTAAGGTTAGTTAGATGGCTCTGCATTAAGAATATTTTGGCTGTAAATGAAGATGAATGGACATGACCTGCCATTTTTGCTGACCTCAATATTATGCTTATGTCACCAACATTTTAGCTAACCTGATTCCAGAATAAGAAGACTAgcagactgaaaagaaaaggaaaaaaaaccaactaTGCTGAGacacattttgctgttatttctggttgcttctgtctgctgtctgtgggtGTGGCTCAGGCAGCATTTTTCCAGAGCCCAAAACCTCAGTGTTGGGATCACTTTCATTTCTGGTGTTTCAGCATTATTGTGTGGTAGGAGGTGTGATCGCTAACCTGTGGTGTTTTGTTAGCTAACTGGCATTTGGAGAATCTCTTTCCTGCTGCTTTGATTATCtgccattttctcctctgcatAAGAAACTCTAAAGTCTCTTAAACATCCTTCTCCCTACTGCTGTCACCTCAGAGGGGAAAGTCTTGGAAACATAATTCTAAgaattttcttaaaatatttcactaGGAGCAACTCTTTGTACTAGGAGGCTTTTTGAATATTGCCCCAGGTCTCCATATTctgctcttttcctcctctACCAGGTTATGTTATCCCCAGCCATGTGACAGAGGAGATGCTGTGGGAATGTAAACAGCTGGGAGCTCATTCCCCCTCGACGCTGCTCACAACTCTAATGTTCTTCAACACCAAGTGAGTCACACCGTTGTGTCCCATGCAGCAATTACTTCAGTCATCACACACGAATGATTTCTCTTTACCATTGTATTGACATGCAGCACTATTGTTTGTTATATACTTATATACATAAGTCCAGATATTAACAAGTATTTTTCCAACATCTCCCACATTTCAGCAGAATATGAATCTACAAACTACATAGCTGTTATTATTCAGTTACTCTTATGTGGCAAAATCAGCCAATTTATGTGCTGTTTATCTGTTTAACAGGTATTTTCACCTGAAGACAGTGGATCAGCATCTAAAAGTGGCTTTTTCTAAGGTGCTGAGACACACCAGGAAGAGTCCCAACAACCCCAAAGACAAGAGCACCAGCATCCGGTACCTGAAGTCAACAGAGAGGTTCATAGGACAGAAAGGCAAGTGTGCACGTGAATTGGATTTGTGCTGTGGTGTCGGAGAGGAAACCCCAAGGTTTTAAGGTTAAATAACAATTAGTATGCATGTCTTTGTTTAGTCACAGATGACATGTActcagagcagctggaggaccCCGAGAACCCGCTGCGATGCCCCATCAAGCTCTACGATTTCTACCTCTTCAAATGGTAAATATAAAACCAGGAAGAATGACAAGGTGTATTGATAAAAAGATAACTTACTAAAACTTTACTGTGAAACATGACTTTTGAGGCGTAAACATGTTTGCATGTcttttaatgtgacatttatgAAACTGTGTTATTGGGGATGTTTCTACCGACTTATTTCCCTGACATTTAAAAGGAACTTTTAAACTTAGACTTTTTGGCTTGTTTAAAAGTaagtaaacacacagtcaccacTGAGCACAGTTTAACTTATAAGATTAAATGCTGTCCAAAAAAATTGCATGTATCATAAGAGCCATTTGAAACCGTTTATCACATCTGGAACAGTTATACAGCATAGTATATGTGAGCCACGTTacaaaggtgacacctactggacTGATGTGGTGCCTACATACACTCAGCTCTATAAATGGCTCCTAAATGTACTTTAATATAGCAACAATAATTAGAGtaataattagtttaataaGTGAGTAGTATTTGTGGTGCTGGCTAATGGGGATAGCAACGACTAAATCCcaagtaaaaaagaaaactcccCTTGTATTACCATGTAGTGTTTCTTTCTGTGGCCAGGGCTACAATTATCAATTCATGATGAGTgaaatttttctgttttgaggTGCTGCTGCTCCCTTTCAGTAAAACTCTTGATTTTATGTTACTGACTTGGGATGTGGCTTGCACGCCACACTCAGAGTTCAAGTGGTTAAACTTGTGAGAACACTGTTGCTAGGCAACTGACAAACCATGGTATATAATAactctttttatgttttctacCTCTTACATGCCAGGGAATAAAGGCAACTAACTTCTTTAGAATTCACTATCTATAAAAATGTCCTTCAGTGCTTGGAGAAAAAAGactacttaaaaaaaaagttgagttAATTTTGTTATCCCAAAGGGAAATTGTGGGCACAACATTGAACATGATTATGTTTAAC
It includes:
- the LOC124062831 gene encoding transcriptional regulator QRICH1-like, producing the protein MNNSLDGTGSYEELVRQKARSIPQHRMKEFLESLASKGPDALQEFSQQSGDTTTTTTTMVYQQEANCIYTDSTEVAGSLLELACPVQVQVQPQQQQIQESTSQQQSVQQNTEQQIVQVQIQGQQQGQMLGQVLQVPSGSHQQLQGVTTAQLIQPGELTEEQHQQLQAQLVAAVAGGQQIQIQTVGALSPTQQQDSAERRVLGTTVATSQGAGVLQPAKKRKVDMPITVSYALPGQQVATVLAIPQGQGQQQSYVSLRPDLLTVDSSHLYSATGTITSPTGETWTIPVYSAPAGSGGREQVTHIAIPQEAYGTVQVAGTNTTTMTTMPTQVTVENDKLKIPASQSQTAQAVSSITSSGGMGGQEEVVHTLAANTLFPAQLMNGNIHIPVAVQGYSNTTQSLIWDPQQQVLHTQGLSGQEAQQLQGQAVVTEVDGQGQPQVQVQELLLPATLKPEEGLEVWRLWAQRKNAEMDKSDKNKLAPIGRRQALRFQEDLVSCAVAELCMGLSLMTTEARGLEGESYEADVLYYVFLCIQKYLFDNGRVDDVFSDQYYTRFAHSLHQILEPWRPSFHPLGYVIPSHVTEEMLWECKQLGAHSPSTLLTTLMFFNTKYFHLKTVDQHLKVAFSKVLRHTRKSPNNPKDKSTSIRYLKSTERFIGQKVTDDMYSEQLEDPENPLRCPIKLYDFYLFKCPQSAKGRNDTFYLTPEPVVAPNSPIWYSTQPIPKEQLEQMLARILVVREIQEAINMSESVH